In one window of Nerophis ophidion isolate RoL-2023_Sa linkage group LG05, RoL_Noph_v1.0, whole genome shotgun sequence DNA:
- the LOC133553419 gene encoding gastrula zinc finger protein XlCGF57.1-like has protein sequence MKQPQPPHLKEVEEVPWRPHIKEEEEEPQLPHIKEEQEEHCISQEGERLEGLDECPVICVIVKNEEDIKGESEEREVKPPNSSSTQHMTREADGDHCEGTQANNLLAPLSESEDTTSHSSDTDDENSKAGMTCHSDNTHFKCAHCDKTFNYHSDLKTHMRKHTGEKPFKCSVCGRRFTRKGSLTTHMRIHTGEKPFLCSVCGTSFTRKGNLTTHMRTHTGEKSFVCSVCGKSFTLKGTLTTHMKIHTGEKLFKCSSRNESFIEKRTLARHMTKHTDKPFSCSVCNKSFSGRGILVTHMRIHTGDRPFICSVCGKGFTHKGNLTTHTKIHTGEKLFSCSVCGISCVQKVHLKEHMRTHTGEKPFVCSVCGKSYTQRGTLTTHMKIHNAVKPFSCSSCHEHFSEEKDLVRHMRIHTGENQFICSVCGKGFGRKPQLKRHMRIHTGEKPFSCSSCNKRFSERTNLLTHMRLHTGEKPFICSICGKSFIQKISLTTHTRLFHVQAAAKASVI, from the coding sequence ATGAAGCAACCACAGCCCCCCCACCTTAAAGAGGTTGAGGAGGTGCCCTGGcgcccccacattaaagaggaagaggaggagccacAACTCCCCCACATCAAAGAGGAACAAGAGGAACActgcatcagtcaggagggagagcgtTTGGAAGGATTGGACGAGTGCCCAGtaatttgtgtcattgtgaagaaTGAAGAGGAtatcaaaggtgaaagtgaggagagagAGGTGAAGCCTCCAAACAGtagctcaactcaacacatgacaagagaagctgatggagaccactgtgaaGGAACTCAAGCaaacaacctcttagctccactatcagagaGTGAGGACACAACATCACACTCTTCTGACACCGATGATGAGAACTCTAAAGCGGGTATGacatgtcatagtgacaacacacACTTTAAATGtgctcactgtgacaaaacctttaatTACCATTCTGATCTAAAAACCCACATGAGAAAACACACAGGAGAGAAACCATTCAAATGCTCGGTTTGCGGGAGACGTTTCACtcgtaaaggatctttgacaacacacatgagaatacacaccggagaaaaaccattCCTGTGCTCAGTTTGCGGGACGAGTTTCACACGCAAGGGAAATTTGACAacccacatgagaacacatacaggtGAGAAATCGTTCGTATGCTCAGTTTGTGGGAAAAGTTTCACTCTCAAAGGAACATtgacaacacacatgaaaatacacactggtgaGAAACTTTTTAAATGCTCAAGCAGGAACGAAAGTTTTATTGAAAAACGAACCCTTGCCAGGCACATGACAAAACACACTGATAAACCTTTTTCGTGTTCAGTATGCAACAAAAGCTTCAGTGGACGAGGAATCCTTGtgacacacatgagaatacacaccggcGATAGACCATTCATATGCTCAGTTTGTGGCAAAGGCTTCACTCATAAAGGaaacttgacaacacacacaaaaatacatactggagagaaactgTTTAGCTGCTCAGTATGTGGTATAAGTTGTGTTCAAAAAGTTcatttgaaagaacacatgagaacacacacaggtgagaaaccTTTCGtatgttcagtatgtggtaaaagttaCACCCAGAGAGGAACTTTGACCacacacatgaaaatacacaacGCTGtgaaacctttttcatgttcaagcTGCCACGAACACTTTAGTGAAGAAAAAGaccttgtaagacacatgagaatacacactggagaaaatcAATTCATATGCTCCGTTTGCGGTAAAGGTTTCGGTCGGAAACCTcagttgaaaagacacatgagaatacacacgggGGAAAAACCTTTTTCGTGTTCAAGCTGCAATAAAAGGTTCAGTGAACGCACAAACCTTTTAACACACATGAGACTACACACTGGTGAGAAACCATTTATATGCTCAATTTGTGGCAAAAGTTTCATTCAgaaaataagtttgacaacacacacAAGACTTTTTCATGTTCAAGCTGCAGCAAAAGCATCAGTGATCTAG